One Thermus sp. CCB_US3_UF1 DNA window includes the following coding sequences:
- the ruvX gene encoding Holliday junction resolvase RuvX, which produces MRVGALDVGEARIGLAVGEEGRPLAFGRGYLVRKGLEEDLEAILAFVRREGLVKLVVGLPLRTDLKESLQAQKVLLLVEALRARGVAVELLDERYTTKVAQERLRHAPKRVRQEKGRLDEMSAIVLLEDYLARGL; this is translated from the coding sequence ATGCGGGTGGGCGCGCTTGACGTGGGCGAGGCCCGGATCGGCCTGGCCGTGGGCGAGGAGGGGCGCCCCTTGGCCTTTGGCCGGGGCTACCTGGTGCGGAAGGGCCTGGAGGAGGACCTGGAGGCCATCCTGGCCTTCGTGCGCCGGGAGGGGCTTGTCAAGCTGGTGGTGGGCCTGCCCCTGCGCACCGACCTCAAGGAGAGCCTCCAGGCGCAAAAGGTCCTCCTCCTGGTGGAGGCCCTGCGGGCCCGTGGGGTGGCGGTGGAGCTCCTGGACGAGCGCTACACCACCAAGGTGGCCCAGGAAAGGCTCCGCCATGCGCCCAAGCGGGTGCGGCAGGAGAAGGGCCGCCTAGACGAGATGAGCGCCATCGTCCTCCTGGAGGATTACCTTGCCCGAGGGCTCTAG
- the mltG gene encoding endolytic transglycosylase MltG — MPEGSRKWLWRGVWAFFLTFALLLAYALWLLGPTGQEAVVRIPRGATGGEVARILEEAGLLRSGYLFSAYLRFSGRAKRLVPGVYRLKGEGAFRLARALTGGEKPLTLTLTFPEGERAVDYARRLSQAGLDGEGFLRLVREPGALRPPYAEGESLEGYLFPATYTLDPLATPEEVVVAMLRRFAAELTPSVRRWLEERGLSVHAWVTLASIVQAEAGSPEEMPYIAGVFLNRLERGMPLQADPTVAYALGKRLPELSRKAGDFAVDSPYNTYRYPGLPPGPIGNPGRAALLAVLNPKRQDPQGRPYLYFFHAQGRLFLNADFAAHLEDLRRHRYSSP, encoded by the coding sequence TTGCCCGAGGGCTCTAGGAAGTGGCTTTGGCGGGGGGTTTGGGCCTTCTTCCTCACCTTCGCCCTTCTCCTGGCCTACGCCCTTTGGCTCCTTGGCCCCACGGGCCAGGAGGCCGTGGTGCGCATCCCCCGGGGGGCCACCGGGGGGGAGGTGGCCCGGATTTTGGAGGAAGCCGGGCTTTTGCGCTCGGGGTACCTCTTCTCCGCCTACCTGCGCTTCTCGGGCCGGGCCAAGCGCCTGGTTCCCGGGGTGTACCGCCTCAAGGGGGAAGGGGCTTTCCGCCTAGCCCGGGCCCTCACCGGGGGGGAGAAACCCCTCACCCTGACCCTGACCTTCCCCGAGGGGGAAAGGGCGGTGGACTACGCCCGGAGGCTGAGCCAGGCCGGCCTGGACGGGGAGGGGTTTTTGCGCCTGGTGCGGGAACCCGGGGCCCTCAGGCCCCCTTACGCCGAGGGGGAGAGCCTCGAGGGCTACCTCTTCCCCGCCACCTACACCCTGGACCCCCTGGCCACGCCGGAGGAGGTGGTGGTGGCCATGCTGCGCCGCTTTGCCGCCGAGCTGACCCCGTCGGTGCGGCGGTGGCTTGAGGAGCGGGGGCTTTCCGTCCACGCCTGGGTGACCCTGGCCTCCATCGTCCAGGCCGAGGCGGGAAGCCCGGAGGAGATGCCCTACATCGCCGGGGTCTTCCTCAACCGCCTGGAGCGGGGCATGCCCCTGCAGGCCGATCCCACCGTGGCCTACGCCTTGGGCAAACGCCTACCCGAGCTCTCCCGCAAGGCGGGGGACTTCGCCGTTGACTCCCCCTACAACACCTACCGCTACCCCGGCCTGCCCCCAGGGCCCATCGGCAACCCGGGGCGGGCGGCCCTGCTTGCCGTGCTGAACCCCAAGCGCCAGGACCCCCAAGGCCGCCCCTACCTTTACTTCTTCCACGCCCAGGGCCGGCTTTTCCTGAACGCCGACTTCGCCGCCCACCTGGAAGACCTGCGCCGCCACCGCTACTCCTCCCCGTGA
- the alaS gene encoding alanine--tRNA ligase, giving the protein MRTAEIREKYLSFFEEKGHLRLPSFSLIPENDPSLLFTSAGMAPLKPYFLGAKPIFGGKEWRRVTTCQKCLRVGDIENVGRTARHNTFFEMLGNFSFGDYFKKEAILWAWEFLTDPRWLGLDPNRLWVTVYEDDDEAYAIWRDLVGVPEARIGRFGEEENYWPGGAITHGPNGPSGPCSEIFYDRGPAYGTPEETGPNTGSGDRFVEIWNLVFTQYDRQGPIPGPGILKPLPQKNIDTGMGLYRVAAILQDVEDFYRTDTFYPLIERVALWSGKPYEGKASVSHRVIADHIRAVVAALADGVTFANTGRGYVIRRLLRRALRHGYLLGLTEPFLHRLAPVVAEVLGDFYPEMRENLPAVERQIRLEEERFLETLEGGLKRLEGLLAALKPGEVVPGAEAFRLYDTYGFPLDLTVEIAAERGFGVDTQGFQQALEAQQERSRAAMAFEREIFKKSAQVLEELYAERGATEFLGYGALEGEGEVLALLAGDQSLAEAGPGTEVQVVLDKTPFYAEGGGQIGDFGHLEWPGGRARVETTLKAERGLFLHRARVEEGVLRVGDRVRAVVDPARRDTERHHTATHLLHAALRAVLGPHVRQAGSLVAPDRLRFDFTHPEALTPEELARIELLVNRWIMADFPVTWRYMPLEEARKEGAMALFGEKYGEVVRVVRVEGSPLPGVESKELCGGTHVRRTGEIGAFLIRSEEAVSAGVRRIEAVAGEPGVRLARQGLDRLKALAGRLSVGEEALEERLERLLSELKAKEKEVESLKARLVQAELGKAVALSEKGGLRYAVTELSGLDVPALRQAADDLVERGADVALVLSGGQAVLKLSRGAQARGLEAGSLFRALLGRAGGRGGGKGALAQGAGLDPARAREALPELLP; this is encoded by the coding sequence ATGCGCACCGCCGAGATCCGCGAGAAGTACCTTTCCTTCTTTGAGGAGAAGGGCCACCTGCGCCTTCCCTCCTTCAGCCTGATCCCGGAAAACGACCCCTCCCTCCTCTTCACCTCCGCGGGGATGGCCCCCCTCAAGCCCTACTTCCTAGGGGCCAAGCCCATCTTTGGGGGCAAGGAGTGGCGGCGGGTCACCACCTGCCAGAAATGCCTCCGGGTGGGGGACATTGAGAATGTGGGCCGCACCGCCCGGCACAACACCTTTTTTGAGATGCTGGGCAACTTCTCCTTCGGGGACTACTTCAAGAAGGAGGCCATCCTCTGGGCCTGGGAGTTCCTCACGGATCCCAGGTGGCTTGGGTTGGACCCCAACCGCCTCTGGGTCACCGTCTACGAGGACGATGACGAGGCCTACGCCATCTGGCGGGACCTGGTGGGGGTCCCGGAGGCGCGGATTGGCCGCTTCGGCGAGGAGGAGAACTACTGGCCGGGTGGGGCCATCACCCACGGGCCCAACGGGCCCTCGGGCCCCTGCTCGGAGATCTTCTACGACCGGGGGCCGGCCTACGGCACCCCCGAGGAGACCGGGCCCAACACCGGCTCGGGGGACCGGTTCGTAGAGATCTGGAACCTGGTCTTCACCCAGTACGACCGCCAAGGCCCTATCCCCGGCCCCGGCATCCTCAAGCCCCTGCCCCAGAAGAACATTGACACGGGCATGGGCCTCTACCGGGTGGCGGCCATCCTGCAGGACGTGGAGGACTTCTACCGTACGGACACCTTCTACCCCCTCATCGAGCGGGTGGCCCTTTGGAGCGGGAAGCCCTACGAGGGCAAGGCCTCGGTGAGCCACCGGGTCATCGCCGACCACATCCGGGCGGTGGTGGCGGCCCTGGCCGATGGGGTCACCTTCGCCAACACCGGCCGGGGCTACGTGATCCGCCGCCTCCTGCGCCGGGCCCTGAGGCACGGCTACCTCCTGGGGCTAACCGAGCCCTTCCTCCACCGCCTGGCCCCGGTGGTGGCCGAGGTCCTGGGGGACTTCTACCCGGAGATGCGGGAGAACCTCCCCGCGGTGGAGCGGCAGATCCGCCTCGAGGAGGAGCGCTTCCTGGAAACCCTGGAAGGGGGCCTGAAGCGCCTGGAGGGCCTCCTGGCCGCCCTCAAGCCAGGGGAGGTGGTCCCGGGGGCGGAGGCCTTCCGGCTTTACGACACCTACGGCTTCCCCTTGGACCTCACGGTGGAGATCGCCGCCGAGCGGGGCTTTGGCGTGGATACCCAGGGCTTCCAGCAGGCCCTGGAGGCGCAGCAGGAGCGTTCCCGGGCGGCCATGGCCTTTGAGCGGGAGATCTTCAAGAAAAGCGCCCAGGTCCTGGAGGAGCTCTACGCCGAGCGGGGGGCCACGGAGTTCCTGGGGTACGGGGCCCTGGAGGGGGAAGGGGAGGTCCTGGCCCTCCTGGCCGGGGACCAGAGCCTGGCCGAGGCCGGCCCCGGCACCGAGGTCCAGGTGGTCCTGGACAAGACCCCCTTTTACGCCGAAGGGGGGGGGCAGATCGGCGACTTCGGCCACCTGGAGTGGCCGGGTGGCCGGGCCCGGGTGGAGACCACCCTCAAGGCCGAGCGGGGCCTCTTCCTCCACCGGGCCCGGGTGGAGGAGGGGGTCTTGCGGGTGGGGGATAGGGTGCGGGCGGTGGTGGACCCCGCGCGGCGGGATACCGAGCGCCACCACACCGCCACCCACCTCCTGCACGCCGCCCTCCGGGCGGTCCTGGGGCCCCACGTGCGCCAGGCGGGAAGCCTGGTGGCCCCCGACCGCCTGCGCTTTGACTTCACCCACCCCGAGGCCCTCACCCCCGAAGAACTGGCCCGGATTGAGCTTCTGGTGAACCGCTGGATCATGGCCGACTTCCCCGTGACCTGGCGCTACATGCCCCTGGAGGAGGCCCGGAAGGAGGGGGCCATGGCCCTCTTCGGGGAGAAGTACGGGGAGGTGGTGCGGGTGGTGCGGGTGGAGGGAAGCCCCCTGCCTGGGGTGGAGTCCAAGGAGCTTTGCGGGGGGACCCACGTGCGCCGCACCGGGGAGATCGGGGCCTTCCTCATCCGCTCCGAGGAGGCGGTTTCCGCCGGGGTGCGGCGGATTGAGGCCGTGGCTGGGGAGCCGGGCGTGCGCCTGGCCCGGCAGGGCCTGGACCGCCTCAAGGCCCTGGCGGGGCGGCTTTCCGTGGGGGAGGAGGCCCTGGAGGAACGCCTGGAGCGCCTGCTTTCCGAGCTCAAGGCCAAGGAGAAGGAGGTGGAAAGCCTCAAGGCCCGCCTGGTGCAGGCGGAGCTGGGGAAGGCCGTGGCCCTTTCCGAGAAGGGTGGGCTCCGGTATGCGGTGACGGAGCTCTCTGGCCTGGACGTGCCTGCCCTCCGCCAGGCGGCGGACGACCTGGTGGAGCGGGGGGCGGACGTGGCCCTGGTCCTCTCCGGGGGGCAGGCGGTGCTCAAGCTTTCCCGGGGGGCGCAAGCCCGGGGCCTGGAGGCCGGGAGCCTCTTCCGCGCCCTCTTGGGGCGGGCGGGGGGCCGGGGCGGGGGCAAGGGGGCTTTGGCCCAGGGGGCGGGCCTGGACCCCGCACGGGCCCGGGAAGCCCTGCCCGAACTCCTCCCCTAA
- a CDS encoding enolase C-terminal domain-like protein: MARIKDLRLIPFRIPLKAPLRWGKASELPALEHALLEVELEGGVLGRAEVAIRPTIYGETLGSVRAGLAYLRPRLLGLEADDQEAIRAVLEAFPCNLGLKGALDTALWEAWARSEGEELHQVLKPAKHRVRVAYILGLGEEEEVLADARMAYAQGVRVFKVKVGRDLEADTRRIARLKEAFPEAELYADANEALSPKEAERFLLAWKDLGLLYVEEPLPIEEVEARRRLRTQGILPLIADDSAMTPKDLRRELLLDTFDLLNLKPARTGITWSLEMLALARDKGKKAMVGSQAQSALGAYHAALLAFQQGVAGPNELAFHLKAEGSFLDFPPFREGWLYWDDLVRARFDEAAFRRYAQ, translated from the coding sequence ATGGCCAGGATCAAGGACCTTCGCCTCATCCCCTTCCGCATTCCCCTCAAGGCCCCCTTGCGCTGGGGTAAGGCCTCGGAGCTTCCTGCCCTCGAGCACGCCCTTCTGGAGGTGGAGCTGGAGGGGGGCGTCTTGGGCCGGGCCGAGGTGGCCATACGGCCCACCATCTACGGGGAAACCCTGGGGAGCGTGCGGGCGGGGCTCGCGTACCTGAGGCCTAGGCTTCTGGGCCTCGAGGCCGACGACCAGGAGGCCATCCGCGCCGTCTTGGAGGCTTTCCCCTGCAACCTGGGCCTCAAGGGGGCCCTGGATACGGCCCTCTGGGAGGCCTGGGCCAGGAGCGAGGGGGAAGAGCTTCACCAGGTGCTCAAGCCCGCCAAGCACCGGGTGCGGGTGGCCTACATCCTGGGGCTGGGGGAGGAAGAGGAGGTGTTGGCCGACGCCCGCATGGCCTACGCCCAGGGGGTAAGGGTCTTCAAGGTCAAGGTGGGGCGGGACCTCGAGGCGGACACCCGGAGGATCGCCCGCCTCAAGGAGGCCTTTCCCGAGGCCGAGCTTTACGCCGACGCCAACGAGGCCCTTTCCCCCAAGGAAGCGGAGCGCTTCCTTTTGGCCTGGAAGGACCTGGGCCTCCTCTACGTGGAAGAGCCCCTGCCCATAGAGGAGGTGGAGGCCCGGCGAAGGCTTAGGACCCAGGGCATCCTTCCCCTCATCGCCGACGACTCGGCCATGACCCCCAAGGACCTCCGCCGGGAGCTCCTCCTGGACACCTTTGACCTCCTCAACCTCAAGCCCGCCCGCACCGGGATCACCTGGAGCCTGGAGATGCTGGCCTTGGCCCGGGATAAGGGGAAGAAGGCCATGGTGGGAAGCCAGGCGCAAAGCGCCCTTGGGGCCTACCACGCCGCCCTTCTGGCCTTCCAGCAGGGGGTGGCAGGCCCCAACGAGCTGGCCTTTCATCTCAAGGCCGAGGGCAGCTTCCTGGACTTCCCCCCCTTCCGCGAGGGCTGGCTTTACTGGGATGACTTGGTGCGGGCCCGCTTTGACGAGGCCGCCTTCCGCCGCTACGCCCAATGA
- a CDS encoding carbohydrate ABC transporter permease has translation MRRLPLFLFSLPALLTLGVFVLYPFLDVLRFSTWDWSGLSEPKGVGLGNYRDLLRDPAFWGSLWVTLKFMLLALPLFVGLSVGLAVALDGAPYERWAKSLLFLPGLVTLGGATLSWYTLFTPEYGALAQFLPIPPWDREGFWALAMVVLFTLWRHLGYGVLVASARLKAIPKTLLEAAYVDGAGPWEAFRHVVLPLMRPAVAFLVVVGTILALQSYAAVFLLTRGGPYGATRVLGYYLYESGFENFRLGYAAAVTVVILLLTLLFAYAQLKLLRHGEE, from the coding sequence GTGCGCCGGCTTCCCCTTTTCCTCTTCTCCCTCCCGGCCCTGCTGACCCTGGGGGTTTTCGTCCTCTACCCCTTTTTGGACGTATTGCGCTTTTCCACCTGGGACTGGTCGGGGCTTTCCGAGCCCAAAGGGGTGGGCCTAGGCAACTACCGGGACCTTCTCCGCGACCCCGCCTTCTGGGGAAGCCTCTGGGTCACCCTGAAGTTCATGCTCTTAGCCCTGCCCCTTTTCGTGGGGCTTTCGGTGGGCCTGGCCGTGGCCCTGGACGGGGCTCCTTACGAGCGCTGGGCCAAGAGCCTCCTTTTCCTGCCCGGCCTGGTCACCCTGGGCGGGGCCACCCTCTCCTGGTACACCCTTTTCACCCCCGAGTACGGGGCCTTGGCCCAGTTCCTCCCCATCCCCCCTTGGGACCGGGAGGGGTTTTGGGCCCTGGCCATGGTGGTCCTCTTCACCCTGTGGCGGCATCTGGGCTATGGGGTCCTGGTGGCCTCGGCCCGGCTCAAGGCCATCCCCAAAACCCTTCTGGAGGCGGCCTACGTGGACGGGGCTGGGCCCTGGGAGGCCTTCCGCCACGTGGTCCTGCCCCTCATGCGCCCGGCGGTGGCCTTTCTGGTCGTGGTGGGCACCATCCTGGCCCTGCAGTCCTACGCGGCGGTCTTCCTCCTCACCCGGGGGGGGCCTTACGGGGCCACCCGGGTCCTGGGGTACTACCTTTACGAGTCGGGGTTTGAGAACTTCCGCTTGGGCTACGCCGCGGCGGTGACCGTGGTCATCCTCCTCCTCACCCTCCTCTTCGCCTACGCCCAGCTTAAGCTTTTGCGTCACGGGGAGGAGTAG